A region from the Streptomyces sp. 3214.6 genome encodes:
- the sufD gene encoding Fe-S cluster assembly protein SufD, translating to MAEAQNIPVGSTTAGQIAVAAESTVATRMSAPPSFDVADFPVPHGREEEWRFTPLERLRGLHDGTAVATGEAVKVAVEAPEGVTVELVDRDDQRLGKAGTPVDRVAAQAYSAFEKAGVVTVPKETVLTEPIRIAVHGEGGVAYGHQVIELGAFAEAVVVIDHTGDAVIAANVDYILGDGAKLTVVSVQDWDDKAVHVAQHNALIGRDASFKSVVVTFGGDLVRLHPRVAYAGTGGEAELLGLYFTDAGQHQEHRLLVDHNVPHCKSNVVYKGALQGDNAHAVWIGDVLIEAKAEGTDTYEMNRNLVLTDGARVDSVPNLEIETGEIVGAGHASATGRFDDEQLFYLMARGIPADEARRLVVRGFFAELVQQIGVDDIEERLLARIETELEATV from the coding sequence ATGGCTGAGGCTCAGAACATCCCCGTGGGGTCCACCACCGCGGGCCAGATCGCGGTGGCCGCCGAGTCGACCGTCGCCACGCGCATGAGCGCGCCCCCGTCCTTCGACGTCGCGGACTTCCCGGTCCCGCACGGCCGTGAGGAGGAGTGGCGGTTCACGCCGCTGGAGCGGCTGCGCGGGCTGCACGACGGCACCGCCGTCGCGACCGGCGAGGCCGTCAAGGTCGCCGTCGAGGCCCCCGAGGGCGTCACCGTCGAACTCGTGGACCGTGACGACCAGCGGCTCGGCAAGGCCGGCACCCCCGTGGACCGGGTCGCCGCCCAGGCGTACTCCGCGTTCGAGAAGGCCGGCGTGGTCACCGTCCCCAAGGAGACGGTGCTCACCGAGCCGATCCGCATCGCGGTGCACGGCGAGGGCGGGGTGGCCTACGGCCACCAGGTCATCGAGCTGGGCGCCTTCGCCGAGGCCGTCGTCGTCATCGACCACACCGGTGACGCCGTGATCGCCGCCAACGTCGACTACATCCTGGGCGACGGCGCCAAGCTCACCGTCGTCTCCGTCCAGGACTGGGACGACAAGGCCGTGCACGTGGCCCAGCACAACGCCCTCATCGGGCGGGACGCGAGCTTCAAGTCGGTCGTGGTGACCTTCGGCGGCGACCTCGTCCGCCTGCACCCGCGCGTCGCGTACGCCGGTACCGGCGGCGAGGCCGAGCTGCTCGGTCTGTACTTCACGGACGCCGGTCAGCACCAGGAGCACCGCCTGCTGGTCGACCACAACGTCCCGCACTGCAAGTCCAACGTCGTCTACAAGGGCGCCCTCCAGGGCGACAACGCCCACGCGGTGTGGATCGGCGACGTGCTCATCGAGGCCAAGGCCGAGGGCACGGACACCTACGAGATGAACCGCAACCTGGTGCTGACCGACGGCGCCCGGGTCGACTCCGTGCCGAACCTGGAGATCGAGACCGGCGAGATCGTCGGCGCCGGGCACGCCTCCGCCACCGGCCGGTTCGACGACGAGCAGCTCTTCTACCTGATGGCCCGCGGCATCCCGGCCGACGAGGCCCGTCGCCTGGTGGTCCGCGGCTTCTTCGCCGAGCTGGTCCAGCAGATCGGTGTCGACGACATCGAGGAGCGCCTGCTCGCCAGGATCGAGACCGAGCTGGAGGCCACGGTCTGA
- a CDS encoding non-heme iron oxygenase ferredoxin subunit: MTAFVRACGLSELEEDTPKRVELDGTPVSVVRTEGEVFAIHDVCSHANVSLSEGEVEDCQIECWLHGSSFDLRTGKPSGLPATRPVPVYPVKIEGDDVLVSLTQES; the protein is encoded by the coding sequence ATGACGGCCTTCGTACGCGCCTGCGGACTGAGCGAGCTGGAGGAGGACACCCCGAAGCGGGTGGAACTCGACGGCACGCCGGTCTCGGTCGTCCGCACCGAGGGGGAGGTGTTCGCCATCCACGACGTCTGCTCCCACGCGAACGTCTCGCTCTCGGAGGGCGAGGTGGAGGACTGCCAGATCGAGTGCTGGCTGCACGGCTCCAGCTTCGACCTCCGCACCGGTAAGCCGTCCGGCCTTCCCGCGACGCGCCCCGTCCCCGTATACCCCGTAAAGATCGAAGGGGACGACGTGCTCGTCTCCCTCACCCAGGAGTCCTGA
- the sufC gene encoding Fe-S cluster assembly ATPase SufC, producing the protein MATLEIRDLHVTVEADNATKEILKGVDLTVKQGETHAIMGPNGSGKSTLAYSLAGHPKYTITGGTVLLDGEDVLEMSVDERARAGLFLAMQYPVEVPGVSVSNFLRTSATAIRGEAPKLRLWVKEVKEAMERLNMDPSFAERNVNEGFSGGEKKRHEILQLELLKPKVAILDETDSGLDVDALRVVSEGVNRVRETGEVGTLLITHYTRILRYIKPDFVHVFSAGRIVESGGAELADKLEEEGYEAYTKGGVSA; encoded by the coding sequence ATGGCAACGCTTGAAATCCGAGACCTGCACGTCACCGTCGAGGCCGACAACGCCACGAAGGAGATCCTCAAGGGCGTCGACCTCACTGTGAAGCAGGGCGAGACGCACGCCATCATGGGCCCCAACGGCTCCGGCAAGTCGACCCTCGCCTACTCGCTCGCGGGTCACCCGAAGTACACGATCACCGGCGGCACCGTGCTGCTCGACGGCGAGGACGTCCTGGAGATGTCCGTTGACGAGCGCGCCCGCGCGGGCCTGTTCCTGGCGATGCAGTACCCGGTCGAGGTCCCCGGCGTCTCGGTCTCCAACTTCCTCCGTACGTCCGCCACCGCCATCCGCGGCGAGGCCCCCAAGCTGCGCCTGTGGGTGAAGGAGGTCAAGGAGGCCATGGAGCGCCTCAACATGGACCCCTCCTTCGCCGAGCGCAACGTCAACGAGGGCTTCTCCGGCGGTGAGAAGAAGCGCCACGAGATCCTCCAGCTGGAGCTGCTCAAGCCGAAGGTCGCGATCCTCGACGAGACGGACTCCGGTCTGGACGTCGACGCCCTGCGGGTCGTATCCGAGGGCGTCAACCGCGTCCGCGAGACCGGCGAGGTCGGCACCCTGCTGATCACGCACTACACGCGCATCCTGCGCTACATCAAGCCCGACTTCGTCCATGTCTTCTCCGCGGGCCGGATCGTCGAGTCCGGCGGCGCCGAACTCGCCGACAAGCTGGAGGAAGAGGGCTA